The sequence CAAGCTGGACTCGTACCCTTGATAATGAATCGAAAAGTGAAGGCATTACAACCGATTCTATAGGTAAAAGCAACCCGGAAGACCTCTATACCTTTGCCCTTACCCATAAATGGGATCAATACAAGGCGAATGTATCAATAAGGAAGGTTGACGAATGGCAGAACTCAAGCAGCCCAATGGGAACCGCACAGTACGGCGGACTCGGTGGATACACAAGGATAGATGCCAATATCAGCAGGGATTTCGTTTTCAATAATATTGTCCTCAATACTACCCTGTTCGGTCGAAATATTGGAAATGAACACTACTCAACCAGATATGTTACGGGTTATTACCCTGACCGTGGACGCACAATCGGTATAGAATTGTCTTTTATTTACTAGAGTAATCATGAGCCGCAACCAAGGTTGATCCGGTTACGGCTCAATAGATCTGGAGGAAATCAAATATGTCTATCTTACAAAGTATAATACTGGTCTCAGTTCAGGTATAAATATTTTTCTATCTAATTAGGATGCAGAGGTAACACACAATGAAGGAAATATACTCAAATCATATAAGCCTGATATCAGGGATAGGAGAATTGCCCCTGATATTACTCACTATTTCTATCATGCTGATTGTTTTATTCAGTTTACCTGTGGGGATTGCGTCAGCCCGCGAGATAGTCGATATGGCAGGCCGCAAAGTTACTATCCCCGATTCAATTAAAAAGGCTTATGTGCCATCGGCTTATGGTTCTTATCTGGTCTATTCGATTGATCCCTCTATTCTCGTAACCTTCAAGGGCTTTAACGGTGATGACAAACGATATATGAGTAAGGCCCTTGATGTTATTCCTGAGTCAGATGATAAATCCGGCAAGAATAAGGAGCAGAATTTAAAAAATATCCTGGAGGCGAAACCTGATCTGGTAATTATGTGGACGACTAAAAAACCCTCCCCTACACAACCGGGAAGAATGGCTGAGACATTGCATCAGCTTAACCTCCCGGTTGTGTATGCTGTTGCAGAAACCTTCAATGATTATCCGGATATCTATCTGTTTCTGGGGAATGTGCTTGGGAGAGAGGAGCGGGCAAAAAAACTGAGCGACTATTTCAGAAAGATATTAACTGATATCAGAAATGTTGTTGATAAAACCTCTCAGCGAAAAAGGGCGACAGTCTATTACGCAGAAAAGGATGATGGCCTGAGCACGGAATGCGATGACTCCATCCATGTGGAAATGCTCAGGTACACCGGTGATACGAATATCCACCGCTGTCATACATCAAGCCACATGGGATTTGAAAAGATGACCCTTGAGCAGATAGGTAAATATGACCCGGATTTTATCATTGCCCAGAGCAGGGAATTTTATAACAGGGTTGTAAAAGAAAAAGACCCGGCGTGGCAGGAGGTCAGGGCAGTCAGGGAAGGGAAGGTTCATCTGATTCCAAAGTCACCATTCAACTGGTTTGACAGACCGCCGTCATTTATGAGGCTCATGGGGTTAAAGTGGCTGACCAACATGCTTTACCCTGATGAATACAAGATAGACATCATAAAGGATTCAAAAGAGTTCT is a genomic window of Desulfatiglans sp. containing:
- a CDS encoding ABC transporter substrate-binding protein, giving the protein MKEIYSNHISLISGIGELPLILLTISIMLIVLFSLPVGIASAREIVDMAGRKVTIPDSIKKAYVPSAYGSYLVYSIDPSILVTFKGFNGDDKRYMSKALDVIPESDDKSGKNKEQNLKNILEAKPDLVIMWTTKKPSPTQPGRMAETLHQLNLPVVYAVAETFNDYPDIYLFLGNVLGREERAKKLSDYFRKILTDIRNVVDKTSQRKRATVYYAEKDDGLSTECDDSIHVEMLRYTGDTNIHRCHTSSHMGFEKMTLEQIGKYDPDFIIAQSREFYNRVVKEKDPAWQEVRAVREGKVHLIPKSPFNWFDRPPSFMRLMGLKWLTNMLYPDEYKIDIIKDSKEFYSLFLGVDLSDDEMKGIIY